One Rhizobium acidisoli DNA window includes the following coding sequences:
- a CDS encoding sensor domain-containing phosphodiesterase, which translates to MILTLQNAILEMIAKGEPLATTMAELCLRVESAVPGISASVLAYDGRCLHTLAAPSLPASYSAAIENLKAGPLAGSCGTAAYYGEPVIVADIATDPRWQDYRSLAMPIGIRACWSSPIKSGDRVVGTFAFYYREVRTPSDLEQKVIDACVHLCSIAIDREERVRERQRLTYTDALTGLPNRAAFDRVLNQELDISERAWGILLADLDNLKLVNDTFGHAAGDALINTVAVRLRAAVGAEAAFRLGGDEFALIVFPMQSLGLERTATEILAALALPAECDGHVVVPAATIGGALPEDGLTPDQIRRNADVALYHAKENNRGKYLQFHRGLGTALTRRFRAVRDVSLALSQGRINPHYQPIVRIDTREIVGFEALCRMTTPSGEVIAAAHFQEAAKDARVAAELTQRMMTSVAHDMRSWLDAGLPLQHVGINLSAADFRAGALREKICKAFDEAEVPLDHVILEVTESVYLGQRDHVVAAEIKALRAEGIKVALDDFGTGFASLTHLLTIPVDILKIDKSFVDRLTPGDAGLFIVEGLIGIASNLGVRVVAEGIESEAQAEQLEKLGCKLGQGYLFSKAVNRVEATTLLRDRAQRPPHQTAANGVRSRQGSLPRHEFI; encoded by the coding sequence ATGATACTCACCTTGCAGAACGCCATTCTTGAGATGATCGCCAAGGGAGAGCCGTTGGCGACGACAATGGCGGAGCTCTGCTTGAGGGTCGAGTCCGCGGTCCCCGGCATTTCCGCCTCGGTTCTGGCATACGATGGCCGCTGCCTGCATACGCTCGCGGCCCCGTCGCTTCCGGCGTCCTATTCGGCCGCGATCGAAAACCTGAAGGCCGGACCATTGGCTGGTTCCTGCGGCACGGCTGCGTACTATGGAGAGCCGGTGATCGTCGCCGATATCGCGACGGACCCACGTTGGCAGGATTATCGGTCACTCGCTATGCCAATCGGTATTCGTGCCTGCTGGTCAAGCCCGATCAAAAGTGGCGACCGCGTCGTCGGGACCTTCGCCTTCTATTATCGCGAGGTGCGAACCCCTAGCGATCTCGAGCAAAAGGTCATCGACGCCTGCGTCCACCTCTGCTCAATTGCTATCGATCGCGAAGAGCGTGTCAGAGAGCGCCAGCGCCTGACTTACACGGACGCTTTAACCGGCCTACCAAACCGGGCTGCCTTCGATCGGGTCTTGAACCAAGAACTTGACATCTCCGAGCGCGCTTGGGGAATTTTGCTCGCTGACCTCGATAATCTGAAACTCGTGAATGACACCTTCGGTCACGCGGCCGGCGACGCACTGATCAATACGGTCGCAGTTCGTCTTCGCGCCGCCGTGGGGGCAGAAGCAGCCTTCAGGCTCGGCGGCGATGAATTTGCCTTGATCGTGTTTCCGATGCAGAGCCTCGGTCTGGAACGGACGGCGACTGAGATCCTTGCTGCGTTGGCATTACCCGCCGAATGTGACGGTCATGTCGTCGTTCCTGCCGCAACCATCGGCGGAGCGTTACCAGAAGACGGCTTGACGCCCGACCAAATCCGCCGAAACGCCGACGTGGCTCTTTATCATGCAAAGGAAAACAATCGGGGGAAGTATTTGCAGTTTCACCGCGGCCTCGGCACGGCGCTAACGAGGCGTTTCAGAGCGGTTCGGGACGTCAGTCTTGCGCTCTCGCAAGGTCGCATCAATCCGCATTATCAGCCCATCGTGCGCATCGACACCAGAGAGATTGTTGGCTTTGAAGCCCTGTGCCGGATGACCACGCCGTCGGGCGAGGTCATCGCCGCTGCACACTTCCAGGAAGCCGCGAAGGATGCTCGCGTGGCCGCCGAACTGACCCAGCGGATGATGACAAGCGTGGCGCACGACATGCGGAGCTGGCTTGATGCTGGTCTCCCTCTGCAGCATGTCGGCATCAATCTGTCCGCCGCAGACTTTCGCGCCGGAGCCCTAAGGGAAAAGATCTGCAAAGCTTTTGACGAGGCTGAAGTTCCGCTAGACCACGTCATACTGGAGGTGACGGAATCGGTCTACCTCGGGCAGCGCGATCATGTTGTTGCGGCGGAGATCAAGGCCCTGCGCGCAGAAGGAATTAAAGTGGCCCTGGACGATTTCGGGACCGGATTTGCCTCCCTTACCCACTTGCTGACCATACCCGTCGATATCCTCAAAATCGATAAGTCCTTTGTCGATCGGTTGACGCCTGGAGATGCTGGCTTATTCATCGTCGAAGGGCTGATCGGCATTGCCAGCAACCTCGGCGTCCGGGTGGTAGCAGAAGGAATAGAATCTGAAGCCCAGGCCGAACAGCTGGAAAAGCTCGGCTGCAAGCTCGGGCAGGGATATCTTTTCTCAAAGGCAGTCAACCGCGTAGAGGCAACAACGTTGCTCAGAGACCGCGCACAGCGGCCTCCCCATCAAACTGCGGCCAACGGTGTTAGATCAAGGCAGGGTTCTTTACCGCGCCACGAGTTTATTTAG
- a CDS encoding cold-shock protein, whose amino-acid sequence MANGTVKFFNQDKGFGFITPDNGGQDVFVHISAVQGGSLRDGQAVSYEVGQDRKTGKSKAENVRPA is encoded by the coding sequence GTGGCAAACGGTACCGTCAAGTTCTTCAACCAGGACAAGGGCTTCGGCTTCATCACGCCGGATAACGGCGGGCAGGACGTCTTCGTCCACATCTCCGCGGTGCAAGGCGGATCGCTGCGCGACGGCCAGGCGGTCAGCTACGAGGTAGGCCAGGATCGCAAGACCGGAAAGTCCAAGGCGGAAAACGTGCGTCCGGCCTGA
- a CDS encoding SDR family NAD(P)-dependent oxidoreductase, with amino-acid sequence MARLSNMIAVVTGGGRGIGREIALQQAREGAKVAALARTATEIEETVSLIEEAGGEAIAVSTDLIDLAAVESAFARVASELGPIDILINNHGSFQGFGPIWDCDPLVWWRDVEINLRGTFNTCRTAAPMMLAQGSGRIVNLVGGGTGNSFPHGSGYASSKAAIMRFTECLNDTTIGNNVRAFAVDPGLVRTAMTELQLSSEAGKTYLPGIQKLFEDGVNIEPSRAALLIADIAAGRFDTLAGRLLRGVDDRDALAEEMDAIVAADGRALRFSSVEQAKL; translated from the coding sequence ATGGCCCGCCTTTCGAACATGATCGCAGTCGTAACTGGCGGCGGCAGAGGAATAGGTCGAGAGATCGCTCTGCAGCAGGCTAGGGAAGGGGCGAAGGTCGCCGCGTTGGCGCGAACGGCGACCGAGATTGAGGAAACAGTCTCTCTCATTGAGGAAGCGGGCGGTGAAGCGATCGCTGTTTCGACGGACTTGATTGACCTTGCCGCCGTTGAAAGTGCCTTTGCTCGCGTTGCGAGCGAATTGGGTCCGATCGACATTCTCATCAACAACCACGGCTCATTTCAGGGCTTTGGTCCTATTTGGGACTGCGATCCCCTGGTTTGGTGGCGGGATGTCGAGATCAATCTGCGTGGTACATTCAACACTTGCCGCACGGCCGCCCCTATGATGTTGGCGCAGGGCAGCGGCCGAATCGTAAACCTCGTTGGTGGCGGAACGGGCAACAGCTTTCCTCATGGCTCTGGCTACGCGTCCAGCAAGGCCGCCATTATGCGTTTCACCGAATGTCTGAACGACACAACCATTGGCAACAACGTGCGCGCGTTCGCCGTCGATCCCGGTCTTGTTCGCACTGCGATGACCGAGTTGCAGCTATCGTCGGAGGCCGGGAAAACCTACTTGCCCGGGATCCAGAAGCTTTTTGAGGATGGTGTCAACATCGAACCGTCACGGGCTGCACTCTTGATTGCCGACATCGCTGCCGGACGTTTCGATACTCTGGCTGGCCGTCTCTTGCGCGGTGTCGATGATCGCGATGCGCTCGCAGAGGAGATGGATGCGATAGTCGCGGCAGACGGCAGAGCACTGCGTTTTAGCTCCGTCGAACAAGCTAAGCTCTGA
- a CDS encoding GFA family protein, translating to MHIDGACQCGKITYEAEVDPQDVAICHCTDCQRLTGTAYRVTVSTQRSQFHITSGEPKLYVKTADNGRRRLQFFCSDCGSPIYTAGENEDAEQVGVRLGTVNQRQELKPHSQIWCSSALAWAQDLTGLPGRPGD from the coding sequence ATGCACATCGATGGCGCATGCCAATGCGGAAAGATCACATATGAAGCCGAGGTCGATCCGCAAGACGTCGCGATCTGCCATTGTACCGACTGCCAGAGATTGACTGGCACCGCCTATAGGGTGACCGTCAGCACACAACGTAGCCAGTTCCATATCACGTCAGGTGAGCCCAAGCTTTATGTTAAGACCGCCGACAATGGTCGTCGGCGGCTGCAGTTCTTCTGTTCCGATTGCGGATCGCCCATCTATACGGCGGGAGAGAATGAAGACGCCGAGCAGGTCGGTGTCAGACTGGGAACGGTCAATCAGCGTCAGGAGCTGAAACCCCATTCGCAGATCTGGTGCTCTTCGGCGTTGGCATGGGCGCAGGATCTGACTGGACTTCCAGGTCGACCGGGCGATTGA
- a CDS encoding AraC family transcriptional regulator, with protein sequence MSEVDWLSHLLQIVSVTGQLEVRCSYGAPWRVAWPRAAANEIPYHVIVKGRAIFEHPETKSTKELCAGDIILLPHGAPHMLHDGSGETPIATRQHRGTAGWMLSENDSHDEQLDLLCGRFFIAPPHDRLIRTYLPTDVVARAIDRREVDGEGSATDQLASLVGLMRMEAAGDLVGGRAVLNALSSVLFTLVLRAASESKKAPEGLLALAGHPRLAPAVTAMLADPAKPWKLPDLADLCGMSRATFMRRFQDRLGCSALDLLTDLRMSLAANDLKKPAVSTEAIAETVGYQSVSAFRRVFTEKMGMTPGEWRRLAQTGGKSEGWCWAKA encoded by the coding sequence ATGTCCGAAGTCGACTGGTTGAGTCATCTCCTGCAGATCGTCAGCGTGACCGGCCAACTCGAGGTCCGGTGTTCATATGGTGCACCGTGGCGAGTTGCGTGGCCGCGGGCTGCGGCGAATGAGATCCCATACCACGTGATCGTCAAGGGTCGGGCCATCTTCGAGCACCCGGAGACCAAATCGACGAAAGAACTTTGCGCGGGAGATATCATATTGCTGCCTCACGGCGCGCCGCACATGCTCCATGATGGCAGCGGGGAAACACCTATCGCAACGCGACAGCACCGGGGAACCGCTGGCTGGATGCTGAGCGAGAACGATAGCCATGACGAGCAACTCGATCTTTTGTGCGGCCGCTTCTTCATCGCGCCGCCCCATGATCGGCTGATCCGCACCTACCTGCCCACAGACGTGGTGGCGCGTGCAATCGACCGTCGTGAAGTGGACGGTGAGGGCTCCGCCACCGATCAACTGGCCAGTCTGGTGGGGTTGATGCGCATGGAGGCGGCCGGCGACCTGGTGGGTGGCCGCGCCGTTTTGAACGCCCTGTCTTCAGTTCTGTTTACCCTTGTGCTGAGAGCAGCAAGTGAATCGAAAAAAGCCCCCGAGGGACTGTTGGCGCTCGCCGGTCATCCAAGACTGGCGCCTGCAGTCACCGCAATGCTCGCCGACCCGGCAAAGCCCTGGAAATTGCCCGATCTGGCAGATCTGTGCGGCATGTCCCGCGCTACGTTCATGCGCCGCTTCCAGGACAGGCTCGGTTGCTCCGCGCTCGACCTCTTGACTGATTTGCGCATGAGCCTGGCCGCCAACGATCTCAAGAAGCCGGCGGTCAGTACCGAGGCAATCGCCGAAACGGTCGGCTATCAATCCGTTTCGGCATTCCGCCGCGTGTTCACCGAGAAGATGGGGATGACGCCAGGGGAATGGCGAAGGCTGGCGCAGACCGGCGGGAAAAGTGAGGGTTGGTGCTGGGCTAAAGCTTGA
- a CDS encoding DUF3788 family protein, producing MSGPPAWMSPGPGTPELVTLYDNARTYVDGKWLTLPVSDGSDLQDVKDLLLMKRSPVSDL from the coding sequence GTGTCCGGGCCGCCAGCGTGGATGTCTCCGGGACCCGGCACGCCTGAACTGGTCACCCTCTACGACAACGCTAGAACCTATGTCGATGGAAAATGGCTGACGCTTCCCGTCTCGGATGGAAGCGATCTGCAGGATGTCAAAGACCTCTTGCTGATGAAGCGCTCGCCGGTATCGGACCTGTGA
- a CDS encoding NADP-dependent oxidoreductase encodes MKAIVATNPEAELAGLKLMERPEPTAAINDVVVRVHAAGFVNTELEWPSTWTDRTSHDRTPSILGHEVAGVVTALGYGTTGLSIGQRVFGLADWYRDGTLAEYVSLEARNLAPLPGDVDFTVGASLPISGLTAWQGLFQHGRLQAGQTVLAHGAAGAVGSIVTQLAKEAGAYVVGTGRTADRQKVLDFGANEFVDLANDSLEDIGSVDLVFDVIGGDIQKRSAALIRTGGTLVTAVGPTDVRPANGSTVDFVVEADRNQLFEIVQRVRDGRLRTNVGKITTLTDAVAALTSTERRAGKTVIRVLA; translated from the coding sequence ATGAAAGCCATTGTAGCAACCAACCCGGAGGCGGAGCTTGCCGGTCTAAAACTGATGGAACGACCCGAGCCAACGGCCGCCATCAACGACGTCGTTGTCAGGGTTCATGCGGCGGGGTTCGTCAATACCGAACTTGAATGGCCCTCTACCTGGACCGATCGGACCTCGCATGATCGGACGCCGTCAATCCTTGGTCATGAGGTGGCTGGCGTGGTCACGGCTTTGGGTTACGGCACCACAGGACTGTCGATCGGCCAGCGCGTATTCGGCCTGGCTGACTGGTACCGCGACGGCACGCTTGCCGAATATGTCTCTCTGGAGGCACGCAATCTGGCGCCGCTGCCGGGTGATGTCGATTTCACTGTCGGTGCCAGTCTGCCGATCTCGGGCCTCACCGCTTGGCAGGGTCTGTTCCAGCATGGCCGACTTCAGGCGGGACAAACAGTTCTGGCGCACGGTGCAGCCGGCGCCGTCGGCTCGATCGTGACGCAGCTCGCGAAGGAAGCCGGTGCCTATGTCGTCGGTACGGGGCGCACCGCCGACCGTCAAAAGGTTCTCGACTTCGGGGCGAATGAGTTCGTCGATCTTGCAAACGACAGCCTTGAAGACATAGGCAGCGTGGACTTGGTCTTCGACGTCATCGGCGGGGACATCCAGAAGCGGTCGGCTGCCCTGATCAGAACCGGCGGAACGCTTGTGACTGCGGTCGGGCCAACCGATGTTCGGCCTGCAAACGGATCCACCGTTGATTTTGTGGTTGAGGCCGATCGAAACCAACTGTTCGAGATCGTGCAGCGGGTCCGCGATGGCAGACTGCGTACAAATGTCGGCAAGATCACAACTTTGACCGACGCGGTCGCCGCGCTCACCTCAACGGAGCGGCGCGCAGGAAAAACCGTCATCCGCGTTCTGGCCTGA
- a CDS encoding DUF6894 family protein, which yields MSTAARYIFHLITPVGAVNDVAKADFASLDDARAEAMTLAKEYMRRAAGDGRDVSGYAIEIFVRPAEPFLS from the coding sequence ATGAGCACTGCAGCCCGCTACATTTTTCACCTGATAACGCCGGTCGGCGCGGTGAACGATGTTGCGAAAGCAGATTTTGCCTCTTTGGACGATGCTCGCGCAGAAGCCATGACGCTTGCAAAGGAGTATATGAGGAGGGCGGCGGGCGACGGGCGGGATGTTTCGGGTTATGCAATAGAAATTTTTGTGAGGCCGGCCGAACCCTTTCTGTCGTGA
- a CDS encoding type II toxin-antitoxin system VapB family antitoxin, whose protein sequence is MRSTINLDDTLMERARSLTGTKETATLVRQALETLVRVESGKRLIALGGTMPDAKAAPRRRSVAAK, encoded by the coding sequence ATGCGATCGACTATCAATCTCGACGACACCCTTATGGAAAGGGCTAGGTCTCTGACGGGCACGAAAGAAACCGCCACTCTGGTCCGCCAAGCGTTGGAGACGCTTGTTCGTGTGGAGTCGGGAAAACGCCTAATCGCGCTCGGCGGCACTATGCCGGATGCGAAAGCGGCTCCACGCCGCCGGAGCGTAGCTGCCAAGTGA
- a CDS encoding type II toxin-antitoxin system VapC family toxin: MILADTSIWIDHFRHADSELRRIIEDDRLLCHPAVIGELALGSLGDRSSVIAFLAAQREAFVATHDEVMMMIDRHAIFSMGIGYTDAHLMASVLLDQRAALWTRDKRLRAAAEKAGASLHTPDNPRN, from the coding sequence GTGATACTTGCCGACACTTCCATCTGGATCGATCATTTCCGGCATGCCGATTCAGAGCTGCGTAGGATTATTGAGGACGACCGTCTCTTATGCCATCCAGCCGTAATCGGAGAGCTCGCACTTGGCAGCCTTGGGGATCGCAGTAGTGTGATAGCATTCCTGGCGGCCCAGCGCGAAGCGTTCGTCGCGACGCACGACGAAGTTATGATGATGATTGATCGCCACGCCATTTTCAGCATGGGCATTGGCTACACAGATGCCCACTTGATGGCCTCAGTTCTCCTCGACCAACGAGCGGCGCTGTGGACCAGAGACAAGCGTCTGCGGGCAGCGGCCGAAAAGGCGGGGGCTTCACTGCACACCCCTGACAACCCGCGAAACTAA
- a CDS encoding DUF982 domain-containing protein yields MENVIDVAFHVTWDTPVFVRIGNGFRERIDGPDAALSELLHRWPSNGCPEYAAAKRGCLDAIARHGSPALARSAFIEAAVVAKVLA; encoded by the coding sequence GTGGAAAACGTTATCGACGTCGCCTTCCACGTCACCTGGGACACACCGGTATTTGTGCGGATAGGCAACGGCTTCCGCGAACGGATCGATGGCCCCGACGCGGCGCTGTCTGAACTCCTCCACCGCTGGCCATCGAACGGTTGTCCAGAATATGCCGCGGCCAAGAGAGGATGCTTGGACGCGATCGCCCGTCACGGCAGCCCGGCGCTGGCCCGGAGCGCATTCATAGAGGCCGCGGTCGTAGCGAAGGTCCTGGCATAA
- a CDS encoding usg protein has product MNFSSDLERQLNGYGLTTAHILYRIPDFESVLQTYVWQEYDLAPDFPEMRRFLDFWQASLDGPLHSVRYSHHRLVGPNEWRRVDGELKLH; this is encoded by the coding sequence ATGAACTTTTCATCTGATCTCGAGCGCCAGCTCAATGGGTACGGACTGACCACCGCGCATATACTTTATCGCATCCCGGATTTCGAATCCGTCCTGCAGACCTATGTCTGGCAGGAATACGATCTCGCCCCTGACTTTCCCGAAATGCGCAGGTTCCTGGATTTCTGGCAGGCTTCCCTCGATGGGCCGCTGCATTCTGTTCGCTACAGCCACCATCGCCTGGTCGGCCCCAATGAGTGGCGGCGCGTCGATGGTGAATTAAAACTGCACTGA
- the groES gene encoding co-chaperone GroES: MSFRPLHDRILVRRVESEEKTKGGIIIPDTAKEKPQEGEVVAVGPGARNEAGQIQALDVKAGDRILFGKWSGTEIKINGEDLLIMKESDVMGIIEAQVEQKKAA, translated from the coding sequence ATGTCGTTTAGACCGCTTCATGATCGCATTCTCGTCCGCCGCGTCGAATCCGAAGAGAAGACCAAGGGCGGCATCATCATTCCCGATACCGCCAAGGAAAAGCCGCAGGAAGGCGAAGTCGTCGCCGTCGGGCCCGGCGCGCGTAACGAGGCGGGCCAGATCCAGGCGCTCGACGTTAAGGCTGGTGACCGCATCCTGTTCGGCAAGTGGTCTGGCACTGAGATCAAGATCAACGGCGAAGACCTGCTGATCATGAAGGAAAGTGACGTCATGGGTATCATCGAAGCCCAGGTCGAGCAGAAGAAAGCCGCCTGA
- the groL gene encoding chaperonin GroEL (60 kDa chaperone family; promotes refolding of misfolded polypeptides especially under stressful conditions; forms two stacked rings of heptamers to form a barrel-shaped 14mer; ends can be capped by GroES; misfolded proteins enter the barrel where they are refolded when GroES binds), which produces MAAKEVKFNTDARERMLRGVDVLANAVKVTLGPKGRNVVIDKSFGAPRITKDGVSVAREIELEDKFENMGAQMLREVASKTNDLAGDGTTTATVLAQAIVKEGAKAVASGMNPMDLKRGIDIAVDAVVKELKTNARKITSNSEIAQVGTISANGDEEIGRYLAEAMEKVGNEGVITVEEAKTAETELEVVEGMQFDRGYLSPYFVTNQDKMRVELEDPYILIHEKKLSNLQAMLPVLEAVVKSGKPLLIIAEDVEGEALATLVVNKLRGGLKIAAVKAPGFGDRRKAMLEDIAILTGGTVISEDVGIKLENVTLEMLGRAKKVAIEKENTTIIDGVGSKGDIDGRVAQIRAQIEETTSDYDREKLQERLAKLAGGVAVIRVGGSTEVEVKEKKDRVDDALHATRAAVEEGILPGGGVALLRAVRALDGLPTANDDQRVGIDIVRRAIEAPVRQIAENAGAEGSIIVGKLREKTDLSFGWNAQTGEYGDLYAQGVIDPAKVVRTALQDAASVAGLLVTTEAMIAEKPKKEAAPALPAGAGMDF; this is translated from the coding sequence ATGGCTGCGAAAGAAGTCAAGTTCAACACCGATGCCCGTGAACGCATGCTGAGAGGGGTCGATGTTCTGGCGAATGCCGTGAAAGTCACACTCGGCCCTAAGGGCCGCAACGTCGTCATCGACAAGTCGTTCGGCGCACCGCGCATCACCAAGGACGGCGTCTCCGTCGCCAGGGAAATCGAACTAGAAGACAAGTTCGAGAACATGGGCGCGCAGATGTTGCGTGAAGTGGCATCGAAGACCAACGATCTCGCCGGCGACGGCACCACCACCGCGACTGTTCTGGCCCAAGCTATCGTCAAGGAAGGCGCCAAGGCGGTAGCATCCGGCATGAACCCGATGGACCTGAAACGCGGCATCGACATTGCCGTCGACGCAGTGGTCAAAGAACTGAAGACCAACGCCCGCAAGATCACCAGCAATTCTGAAATCGCCCAGGTCGGTACCATCTCCGCCAACGGCGACGAAGAAATCGGCCGCTATCTTGCCGAAGCCATGGAAAAGGTTGGCAACGAAGGCGTGATCACCGTCGAAGAGGCCAAAACCGCCGAGACAGAACTCGAAGTCGTCGAAGGCATGCAGTTTGATCGAGGCTACCTGTCCCCCTATTTCGTAACCAATCAGGACAAGATGCGGGTCGAGCTTGAGGATCCCTATATCCTCATCCACGAAAAGAAGCTCTCCAATCTCCAGGCAATGCTGCCAGTGCTAGAGGCTGTGGTGAAGTCAGGTAAGCCTCTGCTGATCATCGCCGAGGACGTTGAAGGCGAAGCGCTTGCGACGCTTGTCGTCAACAAGCTTCGTGGCGGCCTGAAGATTGCTGCCGTCAAGGCTCCGGGCTTCGGCGATCGCCGCAAGGCCATGTTGGAGGACATCGCCATCCTGACGGGCGGCACAGTCATCTCGGAGGATGTCGGCATCAAGCTGGAGAACGTCACGCTCGAGATGCTCGGCCGCGCCAAGAAGGTGGCGATAGAGAAGGAAAACACCACCATCATCGATGGCGTTGGCTCCAAGGGCGACATCGATGGTCGTGTTGCGCAGATCCGCGCCCAGATCGAGGAGACCACCTCCGACTACGATCGCGAGAAGCTGCAGGAACGCCTTGCGAAGCTCGCCGGCGGCGTTGCCGTTATCCGTGTTGGCGGATCGACGGAAGTCGAAGTGAAGGAGAAAAAGGACCGCGTCGATGACGCCCTTCATGCGACCCGTGCCGCCGTCGAAGAAGGTATCCTGCCCGGCGGTGGCGTAGCGCTGCTGCGCGCGGTTCGAGCACTTGATGGCCTCCCTACAGCCAACGACGATCAGCGTGTCGGGATCGATATCGTCCGCCGGGCGATCGAAGCTCCTGTCCGTCAGATCGCCGAAAATGCTGGAGCCGAAGGTTCGATCATCGTCGGCAAGCTGCGCGAAAAGACCGACCTGTCGTTTGGCTGGAACGCCCAGACGGGCGAGTACGGCGACCTCTATGCCCAGGGCGTCATCGACCCGGCAAAGGTGGTGCGCACCGCGCTTCAGGATGCAGCCTCTGTGGCCGGCCTGCTGGTCACGACCGAAGCCATGATTGCCGAGAAGCCGAAGAAGGAAGCTGCTCCGGCGCTGCCTGCTGGCGCTGGTATGGACTTCTAG
- a CDS encoding GreA/GreB family elongation factor — translation MTLVFPGEADIAEGKISILTPIGAALIGLKAGQSIDWTARDGRLHRLTVETVAAPAELGQVL, via the coding sequence GTGACCCTCGTGTTTCCCGGAGAGGCGGACATCGCCGAAGGGAAGATCTCCATACTCACGCCGATCGGCGCCGCGCTAATCGGTCTGAAAGCCGGCCAGTCAATCGACTGGACCGCTCGTGACGGCCGGCTGCACCGGCTGACTGTCGAAACGGTGGCAGCGCCCGCGGAACTTGGGCAGGTGCTATGA
- a CDS encoding SDR family oxidoreductase yields the protein MTDIRRPSPPYGEQQQEPPGETALMDPIPDHGEKSYKGNGKLEGKVALITGADSGIGKAVAIAFAREGADVVISYLNEDEDAQDTAKWVEEAGRKALVVPGDIKSEEHCNTLVQRAVDELGSLDILVNNAAFQRTYADIADITADEWDETFRTNIYAPFFLSKAAAPHMKPGSAIINTTSIQSRQPSPQLLAYASTKGAVSNFTAGLAEMLAEKGIRVNAVAPGPIWTPLIPSTMPAEKAAKFGEQTLLKRAGQPAELAGAYVLLASELGSYMTGAVIPVTGGEIMI from the coding sequence ATGACTGACATTCGTCGCCCCTCCCCTCCCTACGGCGAACAGCAGCAGGAGCCGCCGGGCGAGACGGCGCTGATGGACCCCATCCCCGATCACGGCGAAAAATCCTACAAGGGGAACGGCAAGCTAGAAGGCAAGGTGGCCTTGATCACCGGCGCCGACTCCGGGATCGGCAAAGCGGTGGCGATCGCCTTTGCCCGCGAAGGCGCCGACGTTGTCATCTCCTACCTCAACGAGGATGAAGACGCCCAAGATACGGCTAAATGGGTCGAGGAGGCCGGGCGCAAAGCGCTGGTGGTGCCAGGCGACATCAAATCCGAGGAACACTGCAACACGCTCGTGCAACGCGCCGTCGATGAGCTCGGTAGTCTCGATATTCTGGTGAACAACGCCGCCTTCCAGCGGACCTATGCCGACATCGCCGACATTACAGCCGATGAATGGGACGAGACGTTCCGGACGAACATCTACGCGCCCTTCTTCCTGTCGAAGGCAGCGGCTCCGCACATGAAGCCCGGCAGCGCGATCATCAACACCACTTCGATACAATCGCGCCAGCCGTCGCCTCAACTCCTTGCCTATGCGTCCACCAAGGGAGCGGTTTCGAATTTTACCGCTGGGCTCGCGGAAATGCTCGCCGAAAAAGGTATCCGGGTGAACGCGGTGGCGCCAGGCCCGATCTGGACGCCCCTGATCCCCTCGACCATGCCGGCGGAAAAAGCAGCCAAGTTCGGTGAGCAAACGCTGCTGAAGCGAGCCGGACAGCCGGCGGAGCTCGCCGGCGCATATGTCCTCCTGGCATCTGAGCTTGGAAGCTATATGACCGGCGCGGTCATCCCCGTCACAGGTGGCGAGATCATGATTTGA